The following proteins are encoded in a genomic region of Mycolicibacterium rutilum:
- a CDS encoding aromatic ring-hydroxylating oxygenase subunit alpha, with protein MDPVTSGQDEALTRRALRLALDKTTNMAERELRVPLHYYRDPKLTEIEESQILRRVPLAVLPSAQIPNANDYVVRSVLGDSLLITRDRDGASHVFLNYCRHRGAMPACGAGNASRFTCPYHAWTYRNTGELLTVPGSSGFDSMNKADYGLVELPSQERHGFIWAVLSADAAIDVDAHLGAMGPELAQFNYASYGYHTDREFESEVSWKGALEAFAEAYHFPFVHGDSVIGQNTLANTSVHDEFGMHHRMGFPFNWIVNLEADPSGSWDPSANMGLIYWIYPNLILANSPVGVEIIDILPAGAPTRCTVKHSWMGKVPAINDEMRAAYDQVYESVHAAVRDEDFAMLPQCGQGVRHGQHDHMIIGRNEIGVQHMIRVFAQELGVALE; from the coding sequence ATCGACCCCGTGACGAGTGGTCAAGATGAAGCGCTCACGCGTCGGGCACTGCGCCTCGCCCTCGACAAGACCACCAACATGGCCGAGCGCGAACTGCGCGTCCCGCTGCACTACTACCGCGATCCGAAGCTCACCGAGATCGAAGAGTCGCAGATCCTGCGACGGGTGCCGCTGGCCGTCCTGCCCTCCGCGCAGATCCCGAACGCCAATGACTACGTGGTGCGATCCGTGCTTGGGGACTCGCTGCTGATAACCCGCGACCGCGATGGGGCCAGTCATGTGTTCCTCAACTACTGCCGGCACCGGGGAGCCATGCCCGCCTGCGGAGCCGGTAACGCCTCACGGTTCACCTGCCCCTACCACGCGTGGACCTACCGCAACACCGGCGAGTTGCTCACCGTGCCCGGCAGCAGCGGCTTCGATTCGATGAACAAAGCGGACTACGGGCTCGTCGAGCTGCCCAGTCAGGAACGGCACGGATTCATCTGGGCTGTGCTCAGCGCTGACGCCGCGATCGACGTCGATGCCCACCTCGGCGCCATGGGACCCGAACTGGCGCAGTTCAATTACGCGTCGTACGGCTATCACACCGACCGCGAATTCGAATCCGAGGTGTCCTGGAAGGGAGCCCTGGAGGCCTTCGCCGAGGCCTACCACTTCCCATTCGTCCACGGAGACAGCGTGATCGGGCAGAACACCCTCGCCAACACCTCGGTGCACGACGAATTCGGCATGCACCACCGGATGGGGTTTCCGTTCAACTGGATCGTCAACCTCGAGGCGGATCCTTCCGGTAGTTGGGACCCCTCGGCCAACATGGGCCTGATCTACTGGATCTACCCGAACCTGATATTGGCCAACAGCCCGGTCGGTGTGGAGATCATCGACATCCTGCCCGCAGGCGCGCCCACGCGGTGCACGGTCAAGCACAGTTGGATGGGCAAGGTACCGGCCATCAACGACGAGATGCGCGCGGCCTACGACCAGGTGTACGAAAGCGTCCATGCCGCCGTTCGCGACGAGGATTTCGCCATGCTGCCCCAATGCGGGCAGGGCGTCCGCCACGGCCAGCACGATCACATGATCATCGGCCGCAACGAAATCGGCGTACAACACATGATCCGGGTCTTCGCCCAGGAGCTCGGCGTAGCGCTGGAATGA
- a CDS encoding TetR/AcrR family transcriptional regulator, whose amino-acid sequence MRRHGWAGDIPADDEEAIARIVAAARRVIDEDGTVNVSRVAEDLGITRPTLYRYFPNLEALLRATAMSAVSAFLDNLAVHLQTYTAPTDAVVEGIAFTLEQLPHDRYLGMVMQPGKASAFTAGVTGEIAITFGRSILNRFNVDWRGSGFDDTTLTELVEFMLRTLQSLIIDPGRPPRHGTDLRTYLHDWIAPAVQAHCRAAVH is encoded by the coding sequence GTGCGCAGACATGGGTGGGCCGGCGACATTCCAGCCGATGACGAGGAGGCCATCGCGCGCATCGTGGCGGCCGCGCGGCGGGTGATCGACGAAGACGGAACGGTCAATGTGTCGCGGGTCGCCGAAGACCTCGGCATCACCCGGCCCACCTTGTACCGGTACTTCCCGAATCTGGAGGCGCTGTTGCGCGCCACGGCCATGTCCGCGGTGTCGGCCTTCCTCGACAACCTCGCTGTACACCTGCAGACGTACACGGCACCGACCGACGCCGTGGTCGAGGGCATCGCCTTCACCCTCGAACAACTGCCACACGACCGCTACCTCGGCATGGTGATGCAGCCGGGCAAGGCCAGCGCGTTCACCGCGGGCGTCACCGGCGAGATCGCCATCACCTTCGGACGGTCCATCCTGAACCGATTCAACGTCGACTGGCGCGGAAGCGGATTCGACGACACCACCCTGACCGAACTCGTCGAGTTCATGCTGCGGACGCTGCAGTCACTGATCATCGACCCCGGCAGGCCCCCACGCCACGGGACCGATCTGCGCACGTACCTCCACGATTGGATCGCGCCGGCGGTACAGGCACACTGCCGCGCCGCAGTCCATTGA
- a CDS encoding NAD-dependent epimerase/dehydratase family protein has product MTGATGLVGARLLPRLVEDGYDCRALVRRRGVVSPGVQEVVGDLFDGESLAAAVRGVEAIVHLAAAFRTGDTDLIWKINRDGTANLIAAAQEHASEVRFVMASTAHVYGAESARPGREDDATDPKQAYPASKLAAENALRSSGLTWTVQRYGFVYGDGDGHLEALPGHAADAGLHPAQRMSLVHHRDVATATRLALAGAFDGRIVNITDEAPTSLYELVALACGTMNPSSHALEHPWHLQMDGALARRLGFRPTLRTIHHAVEQQAM; this is encoded by the coding sequence GTGACCGGTGCGACCGGATTGGTGGGTGCGCGGTTACTGCCGCGCCTCGTCGAAGACGGCTACGACTGCCGCGCGTTGGTGCGTCGACGCGGAGTGGTGTCTCCCGGCGTGCAGGAGGTGGTCGGCGACCTGTTCGATGGCGAGTCGCTGGCAGCCGCTGTCCGCGGTGTCGAGGCAATCGTCCATCTCGCGGCGGCGTTTCGCACAGGCGACACCGACCTGATCTGGAAGATAAACCGCGATGGCACAGCCAATCTCATCGCCGCGGCGCAAGAGCATGCCTCCGAGGTGCGTTTCGTCATGGCGAGCACTGCGCACGTCTACGGCGCGGAGAGCGCGCGTCCGGGCCGTGAGGACGACGCCACCGACCCGAAACAGGCGTACCCGGCGAGCAAGCTTGCCGCCGAGAACGCCCTGCGCAGTAGCGGTCTGACATGGACGGTCCAGCGTTACGGCTTCGTCTACGGTGACGGCGATGGTCACCTGGAAGCGCTGCCGGGTCACGCCGCCGACGCCGGCTTGCATCCAGCGCAGCGGATGAGCCTGGTTCATCACCGCGACGTCGCGACCGCGACCCGCCTCGCACTCGCCGGAGCATTCGACGGCCGCATCGTCAACATCACCGACGAGGCGCCGACGTCACTGTACGAGCTCGTCGCGCTTGCCTGCGGCACCATGAACCCGTCGTCGCACGCGCTGGAGCATCCCTGGCATCTACAGATGGACGGTGCGCTGGCACGCCGGCTCGGCTTCCGGCCCACCCTGCGCACCATCCACCACGCTGTCGAACAGCAAGCGATGTGA
- a CDS encoding MarR family winged helix-turn-helix transcriptional regulator — MADKIAAAQHDTIGAWTKRCYLAGRAAMEDALRPYGLGATQWYVLYQLVNAGPTRQRDLQRILQVERATLSAVVIALVRKKLVEQVPDSVDQRQKLLRLTEIGEVLWSDLPDLTRIHAVAFDGIDADDVETALRVLRTATERLEQRQRTEQ, encoded by the coding sequence GTGGCTGACAAAATTGCTGCGGCTCAGCACGACACGATCGGCGCGTGGACCAAGCGGTGTTATCTCGCAGGGCGTGCAGCCATGGAGGACGCGCTCCGGCCCTACGGACTCGGGGCCACCCAGTGGTATGTGCTGTACCAACTCGTGAACGCCGGACCTACTCGGCAACGTGATCTGCAGCGCATCCTGCAGGTCGAACGCGCGACGCTGAGTGCAGTCGTCATCGCCCTGGTACGCAAGAAGCTCGTCGAGCAGGTCCCGGACAGTGTCGATCAGCGACAGAAGCTGTTGCGCCTGACCGAAATTGGTGAAGTGCTGTGGAGTGATCTGCCAGACCTGACCCGAATACATGCGGTCGCTTTCGACGGCATCGACGCCGATGACGTCGAAACTGCGCTGCGGGTGCTACGAACCGCAACCGAGCGACTCGAACAACGGCAACGAACGGAACAGTGA
- a CDS encoding cytochrome P450 family protein, with protein sequence MSVQPIGDQLGQTPFILGESFYQDPHAVYAELRRRGAVHRVRIWGEVDVWMVTSYAEARRLLTDPRLKKHGPTASSLFPPSTTTIGSVVGDNMLFRDPPDHTRLRRLVTAAFTAHAVRALRPAIEGVADDLLDALSRQVPGRVDLMQSFAQPLPLRVISELLGVPEESRERFCSLMLPILDTSAPDEMYRAQQELTLLLQSIVAAKRTEPVRDMLGHLVNLRDDGDRLTEEELLGTVFLLIVAGYETTVNLIANGVLALLRNPTQLAAVRADRSLIPSAIEEMLRFDSPLNTATARFTAEPVRVGDIEIPSRELVIIALLGANHDDAQFDQPDSFDVFRTDNRHLAFGHGIHHCLGAPLARMEGEIALNALLSRFSHIALAADEPLTYRPSTLMRGLVSLPVDIGDHR encoded by the coding sequence ATGAGCGTGCAGCCGATCGGCGATCAACTCGGGCAGACCCCGTTCATTCTGGGTGAATCGTTTTATCAGGATCCTCACGCGGTGTACGCCGAGCTGCGGCGCCGCGGCGCGGTCCACCGGGTACGGATATGGGGCGAAGTGGACGTCTGGATGGTCACAAGCTATGCCGAGGCACGAAGGTTGCTCACCGATCCCCGGTTGAAGAAGCACGGCCCGACCGCCAGCAGTCTCTTTCCTCCGAGCACCACCACCATCGGCTCGGTTGTGGGTGACAACATGTTGTTCCGAGATCCGCCTGACCACACGCGGTTACGCCGTCTCGTCACCGCGGCGTTCACGGCACATGCGGTGCGCGCGTTACGCCCGGCGATCGAAGGTGTCGCCGACGACTTGCTCGACGCGCTGAGCCGTCAGGTACCGGGACGGGTCGATCTCATGCAGTCGTTCGCGCAGCCGCTTCCGCTGCGCGTGATCAGCGAACTGCTGGGTGTACCCGAGGAATCGCGCGAACGGTTCTGCTCGCTCATGCTGCCGATCCTCGACACCAGCGCTCCGGACGAGATGTACCGCGCGCAGCAGGAGCTGACGCTGCTCCTGCAGTCGATCGTCGCCGCCAAGCGGACGGAACCGGTGCGCGACATGCTCGGCCATCTGGTCAATCTGCGTGACGACGGTGATCGCCTGACCGAAGAGGAACTACTGGGGACGGTGTTCCTGTTGATCGTCGCGGGCTACGAGACCACAGTGAACCTGATCGCCAACGGAGTACTGGCGTTGTTGCGGAACCCAACTCAGCTCGCGGCCGTACGCGCCGACAGATCGCTGATTCCCTCCGCGATCGAGGAGATGCTGCGGTTCGACAGCCCGCTCAACACCGCGACCGCGCGCTTCACCGCTGAGCCGGTCCGCGTCGGCGATATCGAAATCCCGTCCCGTGAACTGGTGATCATCGCGCTACTGGGTGCCAATCACGACGACGCGCAGTTCGACCAGCCCGACAGTTTCGACGTCTTCCGCACGGACAACCGTCATCTCGCGTTCGGCCACGGCATCCACCACTGCCTCGGGGCGCCGCTGGCGCGGATGGAAGGCGAGATCGCGCTCAATGCGCTGCTGTCGCGCTTTAGCCACATCGCACTGGCCGCCGATGAACCGCTGACGTACCGCCCGAGCACGTTGATGCGCGGCCTGGTGAGCCTGCCTGTCGACATCGGTGACCACCGCTGA
- a CDS encoding helix-turn-helix transcriptional regulator: MSGDILRGRAAEWSRLQKLLESARAGTSAVVVLRGEAGIGKTALIEHLVSAASEVRVLRTAGVESDMELPFAGVHRLISPLTAGIAALPDPQRRALDIAFGQTSGPTPNRFLVGLAVLGLIATASLDSPVLCIVDDAQWLDQVSAQTLSFVARRLLAERVMVLFASRESTVELHGLPELTVSGLAVPDARELFDSALLGRIDVRVRDRIVAEARGNPLALLESVRDLASADLAGGYHLPDAHSVAATVESRYRQRMSTLCDDARLLLTLAAAEPVGDPALLTRAAARLGIEAAAFTALRATGLIDIDSRVRFRHPLVRSVAYRDAAADRRQRAHAALAESIDAAADPDRRAWHRAFAASGPDESVAAELVRAAERAQQRGGIAAAAAFLTRAFELTPDPTRRGIRALQAAQAKRRAADFDAATELVAAAALAPLDDLDDARRLHLAIQLAFHRRRANQYGPPLAVHAASMVKAAQRLAPLDADEADQAFLEALCGLVYAGRGSEPAALAEIARATVRHRDDSGTAQPVGFLAQGLARRVISDAATAVAAMRAAVSTITEHSWQWEAFPLALEVTVHEIWDDDAWERLSAIAVRLATDTAVLQILPTALLSRAGAKVMAGDLAAARLLIAEAEDVSAAIGYAPLQYHKLTLASWAGDEAQTIAMAEAALRDGVQRGENRTIALAAYAIGVLNNGLGRYEAALAALQPACGYDDLGIAGWNLTELVECATRAGQFDSAADALAKLQARTRAAGTPWALGVCARSAALLADDADAESLYRAAIEHLGRSRVKVQLARAHLLYGEWLRRKSRRNDARGHLRLAHEMLTQFGVHAYADRAGRELLLIGENTAKRARTGTALTPQETQVAELAAAGLTNSEIGSQLFISAHTVEWHLSNVYAKLAIKSRRQLRTVELR; the protein is encoded by the coding sequence GTGAGCGGAGACATTCTGCGTGGCCGAGCGGCGGAGTGGTCCCGCTTGCAGAAGTTGTTGGAGTCCGCGCGCGCCGGGACCAGTGCGGTGGTGGTGTTGCGCGGAGAGGCCGGTATCGGCAAGACCGCCCTCATCGAACACCTGGTGTCCGCCGCGTCCGAGGTTCGTGTACTGCGCACCGCAGGTGTGGAGTCGGATATGGAGCTGCCGTTCGCTGGTGTGCACCGCCTCATCTCCCCTCTGACCGCGGGCATAGCGGCGCTGCCGGATCCGCAGCGCCGGGCGTTGGACATCGCATTCGGTCAGACTTCGGGACCGACGCCGAATAGGTTTCTCGTCGGCCTGGCGGTTTTGGGCTTGATTGCCACCGCGTCGCTGGACTCCCCGGTGTTGTGCATCGTGGACGACGCGCAGTGGCTGGACCAGGTGTCGGCGCAGACGCTGAGTTTCGTGGCGCGGCGTCTTTTGGCCGAACGCGTGATGGTGTTGTTCGCGTCGCGTGAGTCGACGGTCGAACTGCATGGACTACCCGAACTGACGGTCTCGGGACTGGCGGTGCCCGATGCTCGCGAACTCTTCGACTCGGCGCTGCTCGGGCGCATCGATGTGCGAGTGCGTGACCGCATTGTCGCCGAGGCGCGCGGAAACCCGCTCGCGCTGTTGGAGTCTGTGCGTGATCTGGCGTCGGCGGACCTGGCCGGCGGTTACCACCTACCCGACGCGCATTCGGTGGCCGCGACAGTGGAGTCGCGATACCGGCAACGTATGTCGACGCTGTGCGACGATGCCCGGTTGCTGTTGACGCTGGCAGCAGCCGAGCCGGTCGGAGATCCCGCTCTGCTCACCCGCGCTGCGGCGCGTCTGGGGATCGAGGCGGCGGCGTTCACCGCATTGCGCGCCACCGGGTTGATCGACATCGACTCGCGGGTGCGCTTCCGTCACCCGCTGGTGCGTTCGGTGGCCTACCGCGACGCCGCCGCGGACCGACGACAACGAGCGCACGCCGCGCTCGCGGAGAGTATCGACGCCGCGGCCGATCCCGACCGGCGCGCCTGGCATCGCGCATTCGCCGCTTCCGGGCCCGACGAGTCGGTCGCCGCGGAACTGGTTCGAGCAGCTGAACGCGCCCAGCAACGCGGCGGGATCGCGGCTGCCGCAGCTTTTCTCACGCGGGCGTTCGAACTGACACCGGATCCGACTCGGCGCGGTATCAGGGCTCTGCAGGCGGCACAGGCCAAGCGTCGCGCAGCGGATTTCGACGCCGCCACGGAGCTCGTCGCCGCAGCGGCACTCGCGCCGCTCGACGACCTCGACGACGCCCGGCGACTGCATCTGGCAATTCAGTTGGCATTTCACCGCCGCCGTGCCAACCAGTACGGCCCTCCGCTGGCCGTACACGCGGCCTCGATGGTCAAGGCAGCTCAGCGGCTGGCGCCCCTGGACGCCGACGAAGCTGATCAGGCGTTCTTGGAGGCCCTCTGCGGGCTGGTTTACGCCGGACGCGGGAGCGAGCCCGCCGCATTGGCTGAAATCGCCCGCGCGACAGTGCGCCATCGCGATGACAGCGGCACTGCACAGCCGGTCGGGTTTCTCGCCCAGGGCCTCGCGCGACGAGTGATATCCGACGCCGCAACGGCGGTGGCGGCGATGCGCGCCGCGGTCTCGACCATCACCGAGCACAGTTGGCAGTGGGAGGCCTTCCCACTGGCGCTTGAGGTGACCGTGCACGAAATCTGGGACGACGACGCCTGGGAACGGCTCTCGGCGATCGCGGTGCGCTTGGCGACCGACACCGCCGTCCTGCAGATCCTGCCTACCGCGCTCCTCAGCCGCGCCGGGGCGAAGGTCATGGCCGGCGACCTGGCAGCCGCGCGGCTGTTGATCGCCGAAGCCGAGGACGTATCCGCGGCAATCGGTTACGCGCCGTTGCAGTACCACAAGCTGACCTTGGCGTCGTGGGCCGGTGACGAGGCGCAGACCATAGCGATGGCCGAGGCCGCGTTGCGCGACGGTGTGCAGCGCGGCGAGAACCGAACGATCGCGCTGGCCGCGTACGCGATCGGTGTCCTCAACAACGGGCTGGGCCGGTATGAAGCCGCTTTGGCGGCCCTGCAACCCGCTTGTGGATACGACGATCTCGGTATTGCCGGCTGGAATCTCACTGAACTCGTCGAATGTGCTACGCGCGCTGGGCAGTTTGACTCGGCCGCCGACGCCCTCGCCAAATTGCAAGCACGAACCCGCGCCGCCGGCACGCCGTGGGCTTTGGGCGTCTGTGCCCGCAGCGCGGCGTTACTGGCCGACGATGCCGACGCCGAATCACTCTACCGCGCAGCCATCGAGCACCTCGGTCGAAGCCGTGTGAAGGTGCAGCTCGCACGCGCGCACCTCCTTTACGGTGAGTGGCTTCGACGGAAGAGCCGCCGCAACGATGCTCGCGGACACTTGCGCCTCGCGCACGAGATGCTCACACAGTTCGGGGTGCACGCGTATGCCGACAGAGCCGGCCGCGAGCTGCTGTTGATAGGTGAGAACACCGCTAAGCGCGCACGCACCGGTACTGCATTGACCCCTCAGGAGACTCAGGTCGCCGAGCTGGCCGCGGCCGGGCTCACCAATAGCGAGATCGGATCGCAGCTTTTCATCAGCGCCCACACCGTCGAATGGCATCTAAGCAACGTCTACGCCAAACTCGCCATCAAATCTCGCCGCCAGTTGCGCACCGTCGAACTGCGCTGA
- a CDS encoding SDR family oxidoreductase, with protein MTTPTKKITVIGATGQIGRQLVSLLGNRGHDVTAASRRTGVDLFTGQGLDDALAEAEVVIDVINSAAPDDSSEAFFKQAAATLSAAAAKAGVGHYVVLSIVGADEMAAEAGYIRGKVAQENAAESSGLPWTVLRATQFHELAEPITESLIIGEEVRAPEALIQPIDSVEVTAILARIAVSQPLNTIHNVGGPQKMTFSDMARAVLRHQSRMLTVVDDPSATYSGLEIDYTTLVTDDEAELGTLRLTDWLTRR; from the coding sequence ATGACCACGCCAACGAAAAAGATCACCGTCATCGGCGCGACCGGCCAGATCGGCCGCCAGCTCGTTTCCCTGCTAGGCAACCGAGGCCACGACGTCACCGCAGCCTCCCGTAGAACCGGTGTAGATCTGTTCACCGGGCAGGGCCTCGACGACGCCCTTGCTGAAGCTGAAGTTGTCATCGACGTGATCAATTCCGCCGCACCCGACGACTCCTCCGAAGCTTTCTTCAAACAAGCCGCGGCCACCCTCTCCGCTGCGGCCGCCAAAGCCGGCGTCGGACACTACGTCGTGCTGTCCATCGTCGGCGCAGACGAGATGGCCGCCGAAGCCGGATACATCCGCGGCAAGGTCGCTCAGGAGAACGCGGCCGAGTCCTCGGGGCTCCCATGGACGGTCCTGCGAGCCACACAGTTCCACGAGCTGGCTGAACCCATCACCGAATCCCTGATCATCGGCGAGGAAGTGCGCGCCCCGGAGGCACTCATTCAACCTATCGACTCTGTCGAGGTCACTGCAATCCTGGCCCGCATCGCGGTTAGCCAGCCGCTCAACACCATTCACAACGTCGGAGGCCCGCAGAAGATGACTTTCTCCGACATGGCCCGCGCCGTCCTGCGCCACCAGAGCCGGATGCTCACCGTCGTCGACGACCCATCGGCAACCTATAGCGGGCTGGAGATCGACTACACGACACTCGTCACCGACGACGAGGCCGAGCTCGGCACCCTGCGGCTGACCGACTGGCTGACGCGCCGCTGA
- the glmS gene encoding glutamine--fructose-6-phosphate transaminase (isomerizing), with amino-acid sequence MCAIVGYVGHRPARDIVVNALRRMEYRGYDSSGVALLDGHGGLTVRRRAGRLANLEMALDETVGDVLAGSTGLGHTRWASHGRPTDRNAHPHRDASGKFAVVHNGIIENFASLRAQLEVAGVEFASDTDSEVAVHLVAQAYRSGATVGDFEGSVLSVLRRLEGHFTLVFAFADEPGTIVAARRSTPLVVGVGDGEMFIGSDVAAFIEYTREAVELGQDQAVVITADEYRIYDFAGNRADGHARPFYIDWDLSAAEKGGYDYFMLKEIAEQPSAVADTLLGHFDDNRIVLDEQRLSDQELREIDKVFVVACGTAYHSGLLAKYAIEHWTRLPVEVELASEFRYRDPVLDRSTLVIAISQSGETADTLEAVRHAKTQKAKVLAICNTNGSQIPREADAVLYTRAGPEIGVASTKTFLAQITASYLVGLALAQARGTKYPDEVAREYRELEAMPDQIERVLVGVDSVSALAKRFALSSAVLFVGRHVGYPVALEGALKLKELAYMHAEGFAAGELKHGPIALIEGDLPVIIVMPSPKSAVTLHAKLLSNIREIQARGAVTIVIAEEGDDTVAPYADHLIEIPAVSTLFQPLLAVIPMQVFAAGVAQARGYDVDKPRNLAKSVTVE; translated from the coding sequence GTGTGTGCGATCGTCGGCTATGTGGGACACCGGCCCGCCCGCGACATCGTGGTGAACGCACTGCGCCGGATGGAATATCGCGGCTATGACTCGTCGGGAGTCGCATTACTCGATGGACACGGCGGACTGACCGTACGGAGACGTGCCGGCAGGTTGGCCAATCTCGAAATGGCGCTGGACGAAACCGTCGGCGACGTTCTCGCCGGCAGCACCGGCCTCGGCCACACCCGCTGGGCCTCACACGGCCGGCCCACGGACCGCAATGCTCATCCGCATCGGGATGCGAGTGGCAAGTTCGCCGTCGTACACAACGGCATCATCGAGAACTTCGCGTCCCTGCGAGCCCAGCTGGAGGTCGCCGGAGTCGAGTTCGCGAGCGACACCGATTCTGAGGTCGCCGTGCACCTGGTGGCGCAGGCCTACCGCAGTGGGGCGACGGTCGGAGACTTCGAGGGCTCGGTGCTGTCGGTACTACGACGGCTCGAAGGCCACTTCACGCTGGTGTTCGCGTTCGCCGACGAGCCCGGCACCATCGTCGCCGCGCGCCGCTCGACCCCGCTGGTGGTCGGTGTGGGTGACGGCGAGATGTTCATCGGCTCCGACGTGGCGGCATTCATTGAATACACTCGTGAGGCAGTCGAACTCGGTCAGGATCAGGCGGTGGTCATCACCGCCGACGAGTACCGGATTTACGACTTCGCGGGGAACCGGGCGGACGGACATGCCCGGCCGTTCTATATCGACTGGGACCTGAGCGCCGCCGAGAAAGGTGGCTACGACTACTTCATGCTCAAGGAGATCGCCGAGCAGCCGTCGGCTGTGGCCGACACGCTGCTGGGGCACTTCGATGACAACCGCATCGTGCTCGACGAGCAGCGGCTGTCCGATCAGGAACTCCGCGAGATCGACAAGGTCTTCGTCGTCGCGTGCGGGACCGCCTACCACTCGGGCCTGCTCGCCAAGTACGCCATCGAGCACTGGACCCGACTGCCCGTCGAGGTCGAGCTTGCGAGCGAATTCCGCTACCGCGACCCGGTTCTGGACCGCAGCACGCTAGTTATCGCGATCTCGCAATCCGGGGAGACCGCTGACACACTCGAAGCGGTGCGACACGCCAAGACTCAGAAGGCCAAGGTGCTCGCGATCTGTAATACCAACGGCAGTCAGATCCCGCGCGAAGCAGACGCGGTGCTATACACCCGCGCGGGACCGGAGATCGGAGTCGCGTCAACCAAGACGTTTCTTGCGCAGATCACGGCCAGTTACCTCGTGGGCCTGGCGCTCGCGCAGGCGCGCGGCACCAAGTACCCCGACGAGGTGGCGCGCGAATACCGCGAGCTCGAGGCCATGCCGGATCAGATCGAACGCGTTCTGGTCGGCGTGGATTCGGTGTCCGCGCTCGCCAAGCGCTTCGCGCTTTCGTCCGCGGTGCTGTTCGTAGGTCGCCACGTCGGCTACCCGGTGGCGCTCGAAGGTGCGCTCAAGCTCAAGGAACTTGCGTACATGCACGCCGAGGGCTTTGCGGCCGGTGAGCTCAAGCACGGCCCGATCGCGCTCATCGAGGGCGACCTGCCGGTCATCATCGTGATGCCCTCCCCCAAGAGTGCGGTCACTCTGCATGCCAAGCTGCTGTCCAACATCCGCGAGATCCAGGCGCGCGGTGCAGTCACCATCGTCATCGCCGAAGAGGGCGACGACACGGTCGCTCCGTACGCGGATCACCTCATCGAGATACCCGCTGTATCGACTCTTTTTCAGCCATTGCTGGCAGTGATCCCGATGCAAGTGTTCGCCGCCGGGGTGGCGCAGGCCCGCGGCTACGATGTGGACAAGCCGCGCAACTTGGCCAAGTCGGTCACCGTCGAGTGA
- a CDS encoding YbhB/YbcL family Raf kinase inhibitor-like protein, which produces MTSLGRLLRSVRAGGDRSLLAGIDVPDTITVTSGAFQDGGTIPVKYAGEGVGDNQSPALRWSGVPQGTEALVLIIEDDDVPLPRPLMHTIAILEPQRDHIDEDALVAPSTDFRFIKTLLGHGYSGPRPIPGHGCHHYRFHLFALNNPVPGTIKTKSRLLQAIRQYATARGTLTGVYQRP; this is translated from the coding sequence ATGACCAGTCTCGGCCGACTGTTACGTAGTGTTCGGGCAGGTGGTGACCGCAGCTTGTTGGCGGGGATCGACGTGCCCGACACGATCACCGTCACCAGCGGCGCCTTCCAGGATGGCGGAACCATTCCGGTCAAGTATGCCGGTGAAGGCGTGGGGGACAATCAATCTCCGGCGCTGCGCTGGTCTGGGGTTCCGCAGGGCACAGAGGCGCTGGTGCTGATCATTGAGGACGATGACGTTCCGCTGCCCCGCCCGCTGATGCACACGATAGCGATCCTCGAGCCTCAACGCGACCACATCGACGAAGACGCCCTGGTAGCCCCCAGCACCGATTTTCGGTTCATCAAAACACTGCTTGGGCATGGATACTCAGGGCCCCGCCCCATACCCGGCCACGGCTGCCACCACTACCGCTTCCACCTGTTTGCGTTGAACAATCCGGTGCCCGGCACCATCAAGACCAAAAGTCGACTCTTGCAGGCGATACGGCAGTACGCGACCGCGCGCGGCACACTGACCGGCGTCTACCAGCGGCCCTGA